In one window of Musa acuminata AAA Group cultivar baxijiao chromosome BXJ3-2, Cavendish_Baxijiao_AAA, whole genome shotgun sequence DNA:
- the LOC103975707 gene encoding uncharacterized protein LOC103975707, whose amino-acid sequence MEREAKKEAFRKYLESSGVLDALTKVLVALYEENDRPSSAVEFVQQKLGGPSISQYEKLLTEKSDLQLKYDELLAAHREKCRELEELRNLKLTTTLKENTNGDKLKDGL is encoded by the exons ATG GAAAGGGAAGCAAAAAAGGAAGCTTTCAGGAAGTATCTGGAATCAAGTGGGGTGCTTGATGCTCTCACTAAAG TTCTTGTTGCACTATATGAAGAAAATGACAGGCCTTCATCTGCTGTCGA GTTCGTCCAACAAAAGTTAGGTGGACCATCAATTTCTCAATATGAAAAGCTACTAACTGAAAAGTCGGATTTGCAATTGAAGTATGATGAGCTCTTAGCAGCTCACAGAGAAAAGTGCAGAGAG CTCGAGGAACTACGAAACTTGAAATTGACCACAACATTAAAGGAGAATACAAATGGAGATAAATTGAAAGACGGATTGTGA
- the LOC103976289 gene encoding uncharacterized protein LOC103976289 — protein sequence MELKSDGFVGVVLSMEGGGAQQNKQQLEQQSDRGGCSLLQHRYLGEFDGIYDRPLACFGCGIGWACFILGFGFPLLWYIATALYFGKYHLKDPRERAGLAASAIAALICSVAALITLVAVHL from the exons ATGGAACTCAAATCAGATGGTTTTGTTGGAGTGGTTCTTTCTATGGAAGGAG GTGGAGCTCAACAGAACAAGCAGCAGTTAGAACAGCAATCTGATAGAGGTGGATGCTCTCTCCTCCAGCATCGATATCTCGGCGAGTTTGACGGAATCTACGACCGGCCGCTCGCGTGCTTCGGCTGCGGCATAGGATGGGCCTG TTTCATCTTGGGCTTTGGCTTCCCTCTGCTCTGGTACATTGCTACTGCTCTTTACTTTGGGAAGTACCACCTCAAGGATCCAAGGGAAAGAGCAGGGCTTGCAGCATCTGCAATTGCA gctttgattTGTTCTGTTGCAGCATTGATCACATTGGTGGCTGTACATCTGTAG